Within the Novosphingobium pentaromativorans US6-1 genome, the region CTCGTCGCCAAGGACGGCTGGGATCCGGAAGCCAAACTGCGCCGCCACCTGTGGAAGGTCGTCGATACCTTCTACACGGTGCCCTATCTCAACCGCCTGACGATGCGCGTGATCCGCGAGAGCGACGATGGCGAGGCACGAAGGATTGCCGACAGCTACCTCTCGCCCATGTACCGCGCCTACGAGCAGCTCATCGGCGACGGGGTGAAGGCAGGTGCGTTTCGTGAAATCGATCCGCAATTATTCTACTTTACCGTGACCGGCGCGGTGGACCGGTTCTTCTCGGCGCGTCTCGTGCTCAAGCATTGCTTCGACCAGGACACGTTGACCGAGGAACTGCGCGACCGCTACCGCGAACACACCATCGACATTATCATGGCAGGCATCCTTGCGCGCTGAAAAAAGCCCCTTCTGGCATATCGGAGTGATCGGCGGATCGGGACTGGCCGCCGGTATCGACCTTGACGAGGCGCAGGAGATTCCGGTTTCCAGCCCCTTCGGCGAGCCTTCCGGGCCGGTGACGACCGGCCGCCTGAACGGCGTGCGTTTCACCTTCATCGCGCGCCATGGGTCCGGGCACGTGCTGCCGCCCTCGCAAGTGAACTACCGCGCCAACATCGACGTGCTCAAGCGTTGCGGTGTTACGGATGTGCTCGCGCTGTCGGCAATCGGTTCTCTGCGCGAGGCGATGGCACCGGGAGATTTCGTGGCGGTCGACCAGTTCATCGACCGCACGATTGGCCGCGATAACAGCTTCTTCGGCCCTGGTATGGTCGCCCATGTCAGTCTTGCCGATCCGGTCTGTCGCCGCCTTGCCGGCATGGCGACCTCGGCGGCCCGGCTGGCCGGTGCCAGCGTTCACGAAGCCGGTTGCTATATCGCCATCGACGGGCCGCAGTTCTCGACCCGGGCGGAAAGCCTGATGTATCGCGAATGGGGCGCAGACGTCATCGGCATGACCGCCATGCCCGAGGCGCGCCTCGCACGTGAGGCGGAACTGCCTTACGCCTTGCTGGGCATGGTCACCGACTACGACTGCTGGCGCGGCGTGGACGCGACGGTAGAGGTTTCCGAAGTGCTGGAAGTGATGAAGGCCAATGCCGAACTGGCGCGGCAGGCTGTGCGCGCACTGGCCGCCAACCTGCCGCCCCGCCGTGAGCCCAGCCCCTTCGATTTCGCGCTGGAGCATGCCCTGGTCACTGCCCCCGGCGCGCGCGATCCTGAACTCGTGGCCCGGCTCGATGCCGTGGCCTGTCGCATCTTCGGCGAAACCGGCTGATACCTCGCAGCTGATTTTGCGATCTTGCCGCCGGGCGCAATTTGCGCACGGGACGCCGCCCCGTTGCCCCTGCATGCAAATAGCCCCTCCACGGACCTTCCGGGAGGGGCTTTTCTGTTTGCCGGGATCGGATTGTCAGTTGCTGCCGGGGCCGCCGCCCGAGAAGGCATCGGCGATCGAGCAGGCCGCCGGGCCGAGAATGACGACGAACAGGGTCGGCAGAATGAACAGGATGAGCGGCACGGTCATGATCGCGGGCAGGCGCGCGGCCTTTTCCTCTGCGCGCATCATGCGCTCGTTGCGGAATTCGGCCGAGAGCACGCGCAGGGCCGAGGCCAGCGGCGTACCGTAGCGCTCGGTCTGGATCATCGTCGTGACGACGCCTCTGACGGCATCGAGGTTGACACGCCAGGCGAGGTTCTCGAAAGCCTGTCGGCGTTCGGTGAGGAACGACAGCTCGATCGAGGTGAGCGAGAATTCGTCGCCCAACTCCGGATAGGCGCGGCCCAGTTCGCGGGCAACGCGTTCGAACGAGGCGTCGACGGTCAGGCCGGCTTCGGCGCAGATGACCAGCAGGTCGAGCGCGTCCGGGAGACCCTTGCGGATCGCGTCGGTGCGCTTGGTGATCATGTTCTGGATGAAGATGTCGGGGCCCTTGTAGCCCGCCAGAAGCGCGACGGCGAAACCGCCGAACTTCTTGAAACTGCTCCATTCCGGAAAGTAGTCGATGCCGTATATCACGATCGCGGCAGTGACGCCCAGCACGATCGGCGCGACGAGGCGCGCAAAAACGACGGCGACGGCCCACTCCTTGTTGCGGATACCGGCCTGCGCCAGCTTCTGCTGGATTTCCTTTAGCTGGCTGTCCTGCAAGACCTTCAGGGAGCCGAGGAAGGCGCCCATCTTGTCGGTGGTGTCGTTGCGGCGCACCACGCTCTGGCGCTTGCGCGCGGTCGTGGTGATACCGGCCTTGAGCGCTTCGCGGCGCTGGTTGAGCGACTTGACGCGCTTGGCCATCGGGTCGCGCACGGTGACCGCGGCATAGATGGCGAACATCATCGCGACGGCGGCTACGGCAGCCAGCAGCGTCGCGACGAAGACAACGTCGAAACCGAGGAGCGTCGGGCCGGATGCTTGTTGGATCATCGTTTCCAGTCCCTCAGATTTCGAAGCTGACCATCTTGGCCATGATGAAGGCGCCGATGCCCATCCAGACCATGCCGCCCAGTCCCGCGACGATCAGACGCTCGTCGATAAAGAATTCGCCGATGTAGCCGGGGTTGATCCACCAGATCATGGCGAAGACGATGAAGGGCAGGGCGCCGACGATGTAGGCGGAGGCTTTCGATTCCGAGCTCATCGCGCGGATCTTGAGCTTCATCTGCGCGCGCTTGCGCAGCACGTCTGCCAGGTTGGCAAGCGTTTCGGCGAGGTTGCCGCCGGTCTCGCGCTGGATGGCCAGGGTGATACAGAAGAAGTTAAATTCGGGCATCGCCAGGCGGTCGGCGGTTTCCTGGAGCGCATCCTCCATGGTCTTGCCGATCTTGATGCGCTCGGTAACGAGCTTGAATTCCTCGCCCACCGGGCCGGGAACTTCCTTGGCAACCACGCTCAGCGTTTCGGTGACCGGAAGACCCGAGCGCAGGCCGCGAACGAGCAGTTCGATGGCGTCTGGGAACTTCACGGTGAAGGCGTTCGAACGGCGCTTGATGAAATGGCCGACCACGGAGTGGGGCAGGCCCGCGCCGAGGAAGAGACCGAACGCCAGCGACAGGAAGAACGCGCCCGACTTGAGGAAGAACAGGATGGTGACGGCAAGGGCAATGCCGACCGAGGTGTAGATGTATTGCGATAGGGTCCAAGGCAGGCCAGAGCGGTGCAGGCGCAGGGCCAGCGCGTCGATGCGCGAACCGGACCCGGCGATGTGGTGCATCTTGGGCTTGCGGGCGGCCACGGCCTTGCGCATCTGGGCCTCGACCCGCGCGGTCGCGCTTTCCGAGTGACGAAAGCGCAGGCTGCTCAGGCGGCGTGCGGATTCCTTGGTCGGCGAGGGGCCCGAAAATGCCGAGAAGAGGAGCACGATGATGCTCGTCATTCCCGCTACGACCAGTATCAGCTGAAGTGCGTTCATGCTGTCCTATGCCTTCTGCCCAAGCCTCTTGCCACGTTCCCGTCCGGGAGGGTGTCCCCCCGGCAGGGATCAGGCGTCGGCTGCGGCCTTCTTGCTGACCTTGTTCATCACCGACTTGATATCGAGCTTGCCGAGCAGCGACTTGCTGCCGGCCGGCGAAATCGCGGCATCGTCGCCGGTGTCGGTGATCATCCGGGCGAGTTCGCGAATGGCGCTGCCGGCCTTGCTGGAACGGTTCGCATCGGCGAAAGTCTGGCCGAGCTTGGCCGCCATCGATGCCGCCTTGAGGTCGTAGGGGATCGAGAGCTGGATCTTGTTCTCGATCGAGGCTTCGAAGTCGGACTTGCTGATTTCGGCAAGGCTGGACTGGACCTTGTTGGCCACGACCACCACGCGTGCGTGCGGTGCGTGCGACTTGAGCCACGAGAGCATGCGGATCGCATCGCGCGCCGAGGCCAGCGTCATCTCGGTCACGAGGACCACGACGTTCACATCGGCAACGAGCTGCGGGAAGTTGATCAGCATGTTGCGCGGCATGTCGATGACGGTCATCTCGAAGGCCTGGCGAAACTCTTCCTCAAGCTGCACGAAGGCAGCCCCGTCCGTCATCAGCGGCGCGTTGATCGGCGCTTCGGCGGAGAGAATTGCGAGGTTGTCGTTCGCGCGGATCATGGCGCGTTCGATGAACAGGCCGTCGATGCGGCTGGGGTTCTCGATCGCGTCGGTCAGGCCGCGCCCGGGCTCGAGGTCGAGGCTCAGCGCGCCGGTGCCGAAGTGGATGTCGAGATCGAGCAGTGCGGTCGGCAGCTTGTGGTCGGCGCTGAACAGCCATGCCAGCGAAGTGGCGAGCGTCGAGGAACCCACGCCGCCGCGCGTGCCGATCACGGCGGTGGCGATATGCTGGCGCACCGCGCCCGCGTCATGGCTCTTGGGCGCAGCGAAGACCGTCTGCGCCTGGGCCAGGGAATCGCGCACCTGCGCCGGCGAAAGCGGCTTGAGCAGGTAATCGTGGATGCCGCTGGCGATGAGGTCGCGATAGAGGCGAACGTCGTTAACCTGACCGATCGCGACGACGACCGTTCCCGGTTCGCAGACTTCGGCAAGGGCGTTGATGTCGTTGAGTGGATCGCCGCTTTCCGACAGGTCGACCATCAGGATATTCGGGCTGGCCGTGATCGAGAGCGACTGCACGGCATTGCGCAGGCCGCCCTTGTTGCACTTCTCCGGCTGCCAGCCCATTTCCATCGCGATAGGACGCAGGACGTCGAGCGATGCTTCGTCGCACAAGTAGGCGGCGAACTGGTCGCGTCCGTTGGGGCTCCCGGTTTTCCAGTGAGCGTTCATGGTTCAGTTCCCACCCTTGCTTGAATTGTTGCTGAGGCCGCTGGCGCCGGTCGGTTGCGCCTTGCGGTAGATGTCGATCGCCTTCGAGGAACTCATGACCGAGGTTTCACCGGTAGTCGTGGCGCCGCGCACGAGGTCCTCGGGGTCGGCGATCATCGCGGCGAGGTTGGAATTGGTTGCGCAGCCGTAATTGCTGCTCAGGCCGTTGGCGGGATTGGCATCGCTCTTGGCTGACCAGTCGGGGCACCCCGGGACGCTGGCCTTGGAGCGCGTGATGACCACGCGTGCCGTTCCGGCCGGGACATAACCCTCGGTGATCGGGGCGGATTCGCTCAGAAGCAGGCCGTACCGCGAAGCGACAGCCTCGATCGCGGAGCGGGTCGAGCTGTTGGCGGTGGGATCGTCGACATAGACCTTGTCGCCATACTTCGCGCCCATCGCCTCGAACCAGCCGCCAAGGCGCTGCTGCTCGCCATAGGCAAGGCCCGAGCCGCCGGTCGATACGTCGAGTGTGTAGTTGACCTTCTCGACGACCGGCTGGTGGACGCTGTTCATCGAGCGGTTGGACGGAATGCCGCCGCACCCTGCAAGACCGAGGCCGAGGGCCAGAGCGAGGGCAGTGCCGGCGGCGCGGCTGGCGAATGCCATGTTCGGTTTGTGCATCGTCACTACCTTTCTCACTTCAGGGTGAAGCCGGGCTTGGCGGAGTCGTCGGCGGCCGTGCGCTTCGCCTTCTTCTTCGACTTGCCGCTGCCCGAGGCATCGCCGATGCCCGGACCCTCGACAGCCGAAGGCGACTGCGTGGGCTGGGGCGGCTTGGCTTCGCTCACGCCGTCGCTGGCCATGTTGCCCAGCAGGCGCTGCAGTTCGTTGGGAGCCTGGAAGCCGTCGGTCGGCAAGGCGATCTGGTTCGCATCGACCGGATTGACGAGATACGGGGTGACGACGATCACCAGTTCGGTCTCGCCGCGCTTGTAGCTCGTCGAGCGGAACAGCGAGCCGAGGATCGGCAGGTCGCCTGCGCCGGGCATCTTGGTGATCGTGTTCTGCGAGTTGTTGCTGAGCAGTCCCGCGATCATGAAGCTCTGGCCCGAACCCAGTTCGATGGTAGTTTCGGTGCGGCGGGTGGTGAGCGCCGGGACCTCGAAGTTGTTGAGCACGATCGCGCCCTGGCTCGAGAGTTCCGAGACTTCCGGACGCACCCGGATCGAGATGCGGCCATTGGCGAGGACAGTCGGCGTGTAGCTGAGGCTGACGCCGTACTTCTTGTACTCGATCGAGGTCGAACCGAGGCCCTGGCTGATCGGGATCGGGAATTCGCCGCCCGCGAGGAACTCGGCGGTTTCGCCGGAAAGCGCGGTCAGGTTGGGCTGCGCCAGCGTCGTGACGAGGCCGACGGTCTCGCCCGCATCGAGCGCGCCGAGCAGGTTGAGGCCCAGCAGCTTTCCTGCACCGCCAAGGGTCGTGCCCGTGGCTGTGTTGACAATGTCCGAGCCGCCTGCAGGGGCCTTCACGTTGCCTACGCCAAGGGGGCCACCGGGCGTGAATTGCGAGCCGACGACACTGCCTTGTCCGAGGCCGAATTTGAAACCGCCTGTGCTGTCGGTTGTCGCCCACCTGACGCCCAGCGACTTGGCCAGCGAGCGGCTGACTTCGGCGATGCGCACCTGCAGGTTGACCTGCAGCGGCGTGGCCATGCGCAGGCGGCTGATCACGTTCGACTTGTCGCCGACATAGGCCTGGACGAGGCGCTCTGCTTCCGAAGCGTCTTCCGGCGTCTTGACGGTGCCCGTCAGCAGGAAGGTGTTGGAGCCCATCGTCGAGACGCCGATCCTGGCCTCGGGCATGGCAAGGCGCAGCATGTCGTCGACGCTGTCGAGGTTGGAGCCGACGCGGATGTTGGCCGACCAGATCACGGTACCGGCCGCATTGCTGGCATAGACCGTGGTCGTGCCGCCGGCCTTGCCGAAGACGTAGAACTGGTTGCGCGACTTGACCTGCACGTCGGCGACCGCCTCATTGGCGACGAAGACGTCGGTCATCGTGCCGGGCACGTTGATGAGCTGTCCGTTGCCGATCGAAAGCGAGATATCCTGCGCCGGGCGGACTACCGACTGGGCTGCAGCCGGAGCCGGGACGGCGAGAGCCAGCGGCGACAGGGCGCAGGCGGCACTCAACACGGACTTGAGAAGGCGCTGTTTCATGACCTTGCCCTTCGTGGCGGAGAAATCGATTGCGGTTGGGGTTGCCATTATTTGGCTCCCACGACTTCTGCAGTGGTGGTCTTGCCGCGGGTGACGCGAACGACCGGGCCGGAGCGAACCGGAGCGGCATCCGAAACCGGACCGCGGTTGGAAAAGGCGACGGCCATGGCATTGCTGCGCGCGGCGCGTTCGTCGGCCGTCATCGGGCGGCTCGAGCGCTGGAAGCGCGAGACGTCGCCGCCGGTGACGTAAGTCGTGTTGCCTTCGATCGGGCGTTCCATCGCCTGGCGCACGAGCTGGTTTTCCTGCTCCTTGGTCGCGCCTTCGGGCACGTTCACTTCGCCGTTGGCAAGGATCCGTTCGAACTCACCCTGGCTGTCGGCGATCGAGCGCAGCGAAAGGCTGAGCGTGCCGATTTCCTGCGCGACGGCGACCTTTTCGGCGATGCGCGGGGTAACTTCGATGGTGACGGTACGGAACGCCTTCACCACGGTCTTGCCGTCGACGACCTCGTTGTCGGTGGTCTGGTCGGTGGCAAGGACGCGCAGGTTGCGCAGGATCGTTTCGGAGGTGCGCAGCGGATCGCCTTCGCCCTTGACCTGCTGGGTCAGGACGAGGTCGACGCGGTCGCCCGGGAAGACGAAACCGCCGACGCCGGTCTTGGCCGACACCGGAATGGTCACGGCGCGCATGCCCGGGCCAAGCGCGGCGGCAAGGAAGCCGCGGTCGCCCGGCGCGACGAGCGAACCCTGGGTCACGGGCTGGCCGGCGGTGAGTGGGAAGCGCACGACGGTGCCGAGCAGCTTCGACATGTCCGCCTCGCCATCGATGAAGTAAGCGTCCTTCACCAGTTCCGAAGGCCAGTCCTGGAAGGAGATGGCATCGGCGGTGATGATGGTTCCCACCGGCAGGGCGCGCTGGGCGACGAGGACCTTGGGTCCCGTCGGCGCGGCCGGCGCGGCATCGGCTTGCGGCGCGGAGGCGCCTGCAAACATCGAACGGGCGACGAAGGCCGTCCCCGCTGCGATGAGCAGCGCGACGACCAGCAGCACCAGCTTCTTCTTATCCATGGCTCTGAAGCCCCCTAGAAATCCCCGAGTAGTTGTCCTCAACATCGGGTGAATTGGTTAAAATGAGGTTCATCCAAGAATTCAGCTCAAAAGTGCCGCCGAATAGGCCTGTTCGCTAAGTACCCAGAGGCCTGCGAGCGAGATGGCGACGCCATAGGGAATCGGCAGGCGAGACTTCTGCCTGCGCAGCATGTGACGGAACCCGAATGCGAAAAGTGCGAGCACGGCGAGGATCGCGAGCGCGATCGTCCAGGGCTGCGGCAGGAAGGTGCCAAGAGCATTGAGCGTATCGGCATCGACCAGCGGCTGGCGCGTCGCCATGGCATAGACGAACAGGCAGGCGCACCAGACCCATGCGATCGCAGTCACGCCAGCCAGCACGTCGCGAACGACTTCACCGGGCACGCGGCGCATGTTGAAAAAGGCCATTGCCACAGACGCGCCGCCGCCGATCACGCCCATCATGACGATGAGCTGGATAAAGGCGGCCGGGCTGAACCAGAAGGCGAGGGCGGTCAGCAGCTTCACGTCGCCTCCGCCCATCTGGCGCATGGCGAACAGGAAGCAGGTGACGATGAACGTAAGGACCGCCAGGCCGAACTGGAAGCCGACGTCGGCCCAGCCATATCCGGCCGAATACCACCAGACGGGCGCGCAAAGCGCGATGGCCGCGTTCAGCCAGTTGTCGATCTCACGCCGCTTTACGTCGGTATAGGCGGCATAGAGCAGTGCAGTTGCCAATGCAGCCAGCAATGCGTACGAAAAATACCCGCCTTGCATGTAGTGGTCCCCCTGATCGGGAACCGCTCTACCGATTATCACTTATCAAATAGTAACCAAGCCCCTGAGGCCGGGATTAGCCAAGTGACCTTTGCACAGACCTGCCCGACCCCATCCAGCGCACGGCAGGAGATCCCCGCCGCGGCCCGCGAATGCTGGTGGACCACTCCCGATGGAACGCGCCTTCGCCGGATCGACTGGCCGGCTCCGCAGCCGGCGCAGGCGCGCGGTTCGATCCTGTTCATGCCGGGGCGCGGCGATGCTTACGAGAAGTGGCTCGAGACCCTGGATGAGTGGCATGGCGAGGGCTGGGAAGTCACCTCGGCGGACTGGCGCGGACAGGCTTTGAGCGGCCGTCTGGGGGTCGACGCGCTGACCGGGCACATCGACGACTTCTCCATCTGGATCAATGACCTCGTGGCGCTGTGGGATGAATGGCGCGCCCGGACACCGGCGCCGCATGTGCTCGTCGCCCATTCGATGGGCGGACACCTTGCACTGCGCGCAGTGGCCGAGGGCAAGGTGCGTCCCGATGCGCTGGTGCTCTCGGCACCGATGCTGGGCTTGCTGCCCGACCGGGTGCCCAGTTTCGTGCTGCATCAGATCGCCAAGCTCATGGTCCGGTTCGGCGATCCGCGGCGCGCTGCATGGTCGGGCGACGAGAAGCCCGAACTCGTCCACCGGGCCCGCAATCTGCTGCTGACGCACGATGCCTCGCGCTACGAAGACGAACAATTCTGGCGGCGCGAGCGCCCTGCGATTACCATGGGCGCGGCCAGCTGGGGCTGGATCGAACGGGCGCTCGACTCGATTCGCGGACTGGAAAAGGCAGGCGCGCTAGAGGCGGTGCAGGTGCCGGTCCTGCTGCTGGGGACAACCCGGGATCGCCTCGTGTCGTGGCGAGCCATCGCCCGGGCGGCAAAGCGCCTGCCGGGCGGCAAGCTGATCGCTTTCGGCCCGGAATGCCGTCACGAGATCCTGCGCGAACTCGATCCGGTGCGCGAAAGGGCGCTGGCCGAGATCCGCAAGTTCCTGGACCGCGTCGCCCCCGCCTGCCGGTAACGCAAAGCAAGTTGCATAAAAACCGGTTCACAGGCTTTGCCGCAATGCTCTAGGGGCTCCCGGCAATGGACGCGCGTTACGATATCGTGATTGTCGGGGCCGGTATGGCCGGCGCCTCGCTTGCCGCGGCAATCGGGACGCGGGCGCGGGTGCTCGTCATCGAGGGTGAGGATCGGCCCGGCTACCACACCACCGGACGTTCCGCTGCCTTCTGGGCCGAAAGCTACGGTGGCCCCGGCGTGCAGCCGCTGACCAGTGCATCCGGCCCGATCCTGCGCGAACTTGGCATGCTCACGACGCGTACTGCCGTGACCCTGGGCAGGGCCGGGCAGGAAAGCGAGATCGAGGCCTTTGCCGAGACCTATCGGGCGATCGGAGTCGAGGTGGAACTGCTCGACCGGGCCGGGATGGAAGCGCGCGTGCCGCACTTGCGCGAAGGCTGGACCTGCGCCGCGCTGGAGCCGAGCACCTGCGACATCGACGTCGGGAGCCTGCACCAGTACTACCTTGCACAGGCGCGCAAGGCCGGGATCGAACTGCGATGCAGGTCAAGGCTTGCCGAAGCGCGGCGCGAGGCCTCCGGCTGGACGCTGAAACTGGCCGACGGACAAGAGGTTCAGGCTGCGATCCTCGTCAACGCGGCAGGCGCCTGGGCCGATCCGGTCGCGCGGATCGCCGGGCAGCGGCCCATCGGCATCACGCCCTATCGCCGTACGGTGGTGCAGCTTGCCGTGATCCCTGAGGTTCCCGGCGACCTGCCGCTCGTGCTCGACATTTCCGGCGGCTTCTACTTCAAGCCCGAAAGCGGCCGGCTCTGGCTCAGCCCGCATGACGAGACGCCGAGTCGCCCCTGCGATGCCGCTCCGGAGGAATTCGACGTGGCCCTTGCGATCGATCGCTTCGAACAGGTGGTCGACTGGCCGATCCAGCGGCTCGAGCATCGCTGGGCCGGTCTGCGCAGTTTCGCCCCGGACCGGCTGCCGGTCTATGGTTTCGCCAGCGAGGACCCGGCCTATTTCTGGTTCGCTGGCCAGGGCGGCTTCGGTATCCAGACCGCGCCTGCCGCCGCCGAACTGGGCGCGCGGCTGCTGATGGGAGAGTCGGGCGGTCCGGTCGATCCCGCGCCTTATGCTCCGGCGCGGCTTGGCTGACAGCTTCCAGGTTGCAACGGCGGGCCATTCGCCTTGCGTTCTCCTGCCGGAATTGCTCAGTTGCCCGGACAGCCCCAACCGAGGAGACACTTGATGGCGCACCGCTTCGAGATCCGTAAGAACAAGGCCGGCGAGTACGTGGCCTATTTCTGCTACAACGCGGAAACGATGTTCTGGACGGAAGGCTATTCCAGCAAGGCTTCGGCGAAGAATGCCATCGAATCGATCATCAAGAACGGACCGGGTGCCGAGGTCGTCGATACGACGACCGATTGACTGACTAGGGTTCCTGCTTAGCGTAAGCCGCCTTGCGCGGCGCTATCAGGTGCCAGGCCAGCAGGACCGGCTCAAGCACGATCATGCCGATGAAAGCGCTGGCGAGCCGCATCAATGCAGGTTCGATGGCGACGTTTTCGTAGCTGTCCGGGATCAGCACGATGAGCACCGTCAGGGTGAATTGCAGGCCGATATAGGTCACGCTCGGCAGGCCGTTCTCGATATGGCGGCCCAGCACGATGCCAAGGCAGGTCCCGGCGATGAGCAGGGGCGGGCTGCCATGGGCTATGGCCAGCACGCCCAGCGCGAGCGCGCCGCCCGCCAGGCTTCCCAGTGCACGATGGAACAGGCGCCGGGTGACTGGGATGAAGCCGCTCGGGCCAATGCCGGAAACCGGCACGATCATCACGACGAGGATCGTGATGCCCGCCTGCGCCAGCTCGCGCAGCCCGAGAATGGCGTGAAGCGCGGGCAGGGCGGCAAGCGCCACGCCGGCTTGCGCCGCATGGCGTGCGGCCACCGGGTTCCAGGTGATGCGCTTCGGCTTGTCAGGCTTGAAACCCAGCCACTTCTGACGGGCGAGTAGGGCCGCAACAATACTCACGATCGTGCAGGCCATGGTCCCGGCTGCGACTTCGAGCAGGCGCGTGTGCGCGAAATCCATCGTGTCCAGCCCGGGCCTTTCCAGCTTGTCGAGCAGGATCATCTCGAAGGTCAGGCCGAAGAGCAGCCAGGCATAGGCGCGCCGGGCGGTCAACATGCCATAAAGGCCGAGCGCGCCGATCACGCCCGCGCAGACCATCGCCATGGGCAGCGAATTGGCCGCCATGGGCACGAGCAGGACCGCAAGCAGAATGCCGATGGAAGTGCCCGTCATGCGCAGCACGCCGCGCAGCAGGGTTTCGCCGACATCGCTCTTGAGCAGGACGTATGCCGAGAATGCGGCCCAGGCGATCATCTTCGCGCCGATCAGGTGGGCGAAGACGATGGAGAGCAGTACCGATGCCACGCAGGCCCATTCGTCGGCCATGCGTGGACCCGGCGTGATCAGGGCGCGCAGTTCACTGCGCAGTCTTGCTGAAATCCGGGCAGGCTGGTCGGCAGGACCGGCATCGAGTGAGTCTGGCAGGGGGCCTGTCCTATTGTCCTGCGGACTGGGCGGCATCGCTCGCGAGCCTGTCGACTCGTTCGTTCTCGACATGGCCGGAATGGCCGCGCACCCATTGCCAGTGCACCTTGTGCCGGGCCACCGCCTCGATCAGCTCGTGCCACAGGTCGGCATTGCGGACGGGTTGCTTGCTGGCATTGACCCAGCCTTTCTTGCGCCAGCCGTGGATCCACTTGGTCATGCCGTCGATAACGTACTTGCTGTCGCTGTGGATCACCACTTCGCACGGTTCGATCAGGGCATTGAGGCCCTTGATGACGGCGGTCATCTCCATGCGGTTGTTGGTGGTCTCCGGCTCGCCGCCGGACAGTTCCTTCTCATGCGGGCCCATGCGCAGGAGCACGCCCCAGCCACCCGGGCCGGGATTGCCCTTGCAGGCGCCGTCGGTGAAGATGTCGACCTGCTTCATCGCACGAAGATCCCTTCATTGGCGGCATCGGCGTAGAACTGCAGGCGACGGGCGAAGGCCATGGGGTCCTTGGGGGTGACCAGTGCGTCGTCCGGCGTGTTCATCAAGTCGTAGGCGCGCGTCGCCAGGAAGCGCATCGCCGCCGCGCGAGCGAGGATCGGGAGCGCCGCACGCTCTTCGGGCAGAAGCGGACGCACCGCTTCGTAGCCTTCCAGCAGCGCGCCCGAAAGCTCAGGCTGGAAGTGCGTACCGTCGGCGTTGAAGCACCATGCGGCATGGGTCACGGCTATGTCGTAGGCAGTCACGTCGGTACAGGCGAAGTAGAAGTCGATGAGGCCGGTGACCTTGTCGCCCAGCATCAGCACATTGTCGGGGAACAGGTCTGCGTGGATTACGCCGCGCGGCAGGTTGGATGGCCAGTGCGATGCGATCAGCGGCAGTTCGTGTTCGACGAGGCGCGCCAGATCCGGGTCAATCGATTCCAGCCCGTCATGGCCGCAGGCGCCCAGCAGCTCCTGCCAGGCCTTGAGACCCATCGAGTTTTCGCGCGCATCGGGGAAATCGGCTGCAGCAAGGTGCACCTGTGCCAGCGCCGCGCCCACGGCACGGGCCTGGCCCGCAGTCGGCTCGCTCACCGAGACGCCGG harbors:
- a CDS encoding pilus assembly protein CpaE; its protein translation is MNAHWKTGSPNGRDQFAAYLCDEASLDVLRPIAMEMGWQPEKCNKGGLRNAVQSLSITASPNILMVDLSESGDPLNDINALAEVCEPGTVVVAIGQVNDVRLYRDLIASGIHDYLLKPLSPAQVRDSLAQAQTVFAAPKSHDAGAVRQHIATAVIGTRGGVGSSTLATSLAWLFSADHKLPTALLDLDIHFGTGALSLDLEPGRGLTDAIENPSRIDGLFIERAMIRANDNLAILSAEAPINAPLMTDGAAFVQLEEEFRQAFEMTVIDMPRNMLINFPQLVADVNVVVLVTEMTLASARDAIRMLSWLKSHAPHARVVVVANKVQSSLAEISKSDFEASIENKIQLSIPYDLKAASMAAKLGQTFADANRSSKAGSAIRELARMITDTGDDAAISPAGSKSLLGKLDIKSVMNKVSKKAAADA
- a CDS encoding type II secretion system F family protein, yielding MIQQASGPTLLGFDVVFVATLLAAVAAVAMMFAIYAAVTVRDPMAKRVKSLNQRREALKAGITTTARKRQSVVRRNDTTDKMGAFLGSLKVLQDSQLKEIQQKLAQAGIRNKEWAVAVVFARLVAPIVLGVTAAIVIYGIDYFPEWSSFKKFGGFAVALLAGYKGPDIFIQNMITKRTDAIRKGLPDALDLLVICAEAGLTVDASFERVARELGRAYPELGDEFSLTSIELSFLTERRQAFENLAWRVNLDAVRGVVTTMIQTERYGTPLASALRVLSAEFRNERMMRAEEKAARLPAIMTVPLILFILPTLFVVILGPAACSIADAFSGGGPGSN
- the mtnP gene encoding S-methyl-5'-thioadenosine phosphorylase, which translates into the protein MRAEKSPFWHIGVIGGSGLAAGIDLDEAQEIPVSSPFGEPSGPVTTGRLNGVRFTFIARHGSGHVLPPSQVNYRANIDVLKRCGVTDVLALSAIGSLREAMAPGDFVAVDQFIDRTIGRDNSFFGPGMVAHVSLADPVCRRLAGMATSAARLAGASVHEAGCYIAIDGPQFSTRAESLMYREWGADVIGMTAMPEARLAREAELPYALLGMVTDYDCWRGVDATVEVSEVLEVMKANAELARQAVRALAANLPPRREPSPFDFALEHALVTAPGARDPELVARLDAVACRIFGETG
- a CDS encoding TetR family transcriptional regulator; this encodes MKSQPMAKGEGEVAGVPPGARDLLLDTASEIMRDRDVVDISLSELSLRSGLNSALVKYYFGNKAGLLKALLDRDWQTIVTSVDALVAKDGWDPEAKLRRHLWKVVDTFYTVPYLNRLTMRVIRESDDGEARRIADSYLSPMYRAYEQLIGDGVKAGAFREIDPQLFYFTVTGAVDRFFSARLVLKHCFDQDTLTEELRDRYREHTIDIIMAGILAR
- a CDS encoding type II secretion system F family protein gives rise to the protein MNALQLILVVAGMTSIIVLLFSAFSGPSPTKESARRLSSLRFRHSESATARVEAQMRKAVAARKPKMHHIAGSGSRIDALALRLHRSGLPWTLSQYIYTSVGIALAVTILFFLKSGAFFLSLAFGLFLGAGLPHSVVGHFIKRRSNAFTVKFPDAIELLVRGLRSGLPVTETLSVVAKEVPGPVGEEFKLVTERIKIGKTMEDALQETADRLAMPEFNFFCITLAIQRETGGNLAETLANLADVLRKRAQMKLKIRAMSSESKASAYIVGALPFIVFAMIWWINPGYIGEFFIDERLIVAGLGGMVWMGIGAFIMAKMVSFEI
- a CDS encoding CpaD family pilus assembly protein, coding for MHKPNMAFASRAAGTALALALGLGLAGCGGIPSNRSMNSVHQPVVEKVNYTLDVSTGGSGLAYGEQQRLGGWFEAMGAKYGDKVYVDDPTANSSTRSAIEAVASRYGLLLSESAPITEGYVPAGTARVVITRSKASVPGCPDWSAKSDANPANGLSSNYGCATNSNLAAMIADPEDLVRGATTTGETSVMSSSKAIDIYRKAQPTGASGLSNNSSKGGN